The DNA window CGCGGCCACGGCGACGACATCGGCGCCGCGCGCCAAATCGCTCGTCGACGCGTTCAGCGCGGACCTGATGTGGGTCGAGGCGCTCGACGCGTTCGTCATCGCGCACGAGACCAGCGGCGGCACCACCCTGACCTTCTGGGACCGCGACTTCGCGGCGAACCCGTTCCGCCCGGTGACCGTCCCCGGCGCCTGGCAGGAGGGACCCGGCCTGGTCCGCACACCGGACGGTCACGCGCCGCTGTCGCAGACCGATCCGTGCGGCAGGGTGCCGTTCGACGTGGTCCGCGCGACCGTGATCGGCGGGGCGAACGCGCCGACGGACCTGCGGCACTTCGGCATCGACGTGCGCGACGTGCGCGCGTGCACCGATCCCGGCCGCACGCTCGCCGTGCTGGACGGGTTCGCGATGCCCTCGCCCGATCGCACGATGGACCTGGTCGTCGCGGGACGGGTGCTCCGGGTCGACCGCCGTTCGGTCGTCGAGCAGCTGGCGACCACGCTGGCTCCGCGGCGCCTTCCCGTGCTCGACGGCCTGCCGGTGGCCACGCGGCTGAGCGGCCAGGCGCCCGCGGTCAGGACGCCGGACGGGAAGACCGGGTTCGTGCTCGCCGACGGCACCCTGTGGCGGGTCCGCCCCGGCTCGGTCGCCGAGGCCAACGACTCGCCGGTGGAAACGGTCACCGAACAGCGGTGGCGGTCCTACCCGGCCGGTGCTTCGCTCGGCCGCTGATCAGGCCGCGGCCTTCGGCCCCGGCGACGGTTTCGGGCGTTCCGGCTCGTCGGCCGCCTTGCCGATCCGGCCGCCGACGAAGAGGCCGAGCCCGGCCGGGACGAGCACCAGCAGCGCGGTGAACGCGAACGTGCCGAGGAACTCGTCGAAGAAGGTGCCGATCCCGGTCTGGTCCACGAACACGGCCCTGCCGATGGTGGACAGGATCGGCGCGACGACACCCGCGACCAGCGCGCCGATGAACCACGCGCGGCCGAGGTCGCGGTGCCGCAACCAGCCGTCGAGCGCGCTCCACAGCGCCGCGGCGCCGACGAGCAGCGCGATCGTGACGACGCGCGTGGTGATCGTGTCGGTCGGCGAGTTCACGGCGACCTTGGCCAGCAACGTGGCGGCGACGGCATGGAGCAGGCCCATGCCGGTTCCGCGGAGCAACCATGGCGGCATCGCCCCACTGTATCCCCTCGGCGCGTGCCCCGAAGGTGACCTTCGGAGCATGGAGCGCCCGAAAGCCACAGTCGGGGCGTCGGCAGCCGCGAGCGAGCGGGGCTCACCCGGCGGGGGAGCGGTGGCGCTGGCGATAAGGTGAGCGGGTGCCTGAGACCCATGCGCACCGACGCGAATCCCTCCGTGCCCTGATCACCGACGCCGAGCTCGACGCGTTGCTGGTCACCGATCTCCTCAACATCCGGTACCTCACCGGGTTCACCGGTTCGAACGCGGCGCTGCTGGTGTCCGCTTCGGGCGAGTCCGGGACGGTGTTCTGCACCGACGGCCGCTACACCACCCAGTCGGCCACCGAGGTGCCCGATCTCGAACGCGTGCTGGACCGGGCGAGCGCCGCCGCGCTGGCCAAGCACGGCAGCGCGAGCGCGGAAGCCTTCCGCCGCACCGGTTTCGAGAGCCAGCACGTCAGCGTGGAGACCCACGAAATGCTGCGCGGGCTCGCCGAGGGCATCGAACTGCGCCGCGCGCCCGGCTTCGTGGAGCGGCTGCGCCTGGTCAAGGACGAGGCCGAGATCGAGGCGCTGCGCATGGCCTGCGCGGCCGCCGACCGCGCGCTCGCCGATCTCGTCGAGCACGGCGGGCTCCGCCCCGGCCGCACCGAGCGCGAGGTCGCCCGCGAGCTGGAAGGCCGCATGCTCGACCACGGGTCGTCCGGCCCGTCGTTCGAGACGATCGTGGCCGCGGGCGCCCATTCCGCGATCCCGCACCACCAGCCGACCGAATCGGTGCTCGCGGCGGGCGATTTCGTGAAGCTCGACTTCGGCGCCACGGTCGACGGCTACCACTCGGACATGACCCGCACGCTGGTGCTCGGCAGGCCCGCCGACTGGCAGCGCGAGGTCTACGAGCTGGTGTTCGCCGCGCAGGCCGCGGGCTGCGAGGCGGTGCTGCCGGGCATCGAGGTCAGCCAAGTGGACGCGACCGCCCGCGGCGTGATCGAGCGCGCGGGGCGCGGGGACGAGTTTTCCCACGGCCTCGGGCACGGCGTCGGCCTCGAGGTGCACGAGGCGCCCAGCCTGGCCGCCACCGGCGCCGGTACACTGTCCGCCGGTATGGCGGTCACCGTCGAGCCCGGCGTCTATCTAGCCGGACGGGGTGGCGTGCGCATCGAGGACACGCTGGTCGTGCGGGACGGTGCTCCCGAACTCCTCACCTTGAGCAGCAAAGAACTCGTGGTCGTCTGAGCGCGGCCCGAAGAGACAAGCAAAGACGAGCACAGGAGAACCGAACCCCGTGGCCACCACCAACGACCTGAAGAACGGCCTGGTACTGAACCTCGACGGCCAGCTCTGGTCCGTCGTGAACTTCCAGCACGTCAAGCCGGGCAAGGGCGGTGCGTTCGTGCGCACCACCCTGAAGCATGTGCTGTCCGGCAAGGTCGTCGACAAGACGTTCAACGCCGGTACGAAGGTCGAGACGGCCACCGTGGACCGCCGGACCATGACTTACCTGTACAACGACGGCACGGACTACGTGTTCATGGACGCCGACACCTACGACCAGATCACGGTCACGCCCGAGGTCGTCGGCGAGGGTGCGGGCTACCTGCTGGAGAACACCGAGGTCCAGGTCGCGGTGCACGAGGGCACCCCGCTCTACGTCGAGCTGCCGACCTCGGTCGAGCTGGTCATCGAGCACACCGACCCCGGCCTGCAGGGCGACCGCTCCACCGGCGGCACCAAGCCCGCGAAGCTGGAGACCGGCGCCGAGATCCAGGTGCCGCTGTTCGTGACCACCGGCGAGAAGGTCAAGGTCGACACCAGGGACGGCCGGTACCTCGGCCGCGTCTCCGGCTGAGGCGCGGATGACATCCGGAGGTTCGGCGAAGCGCGGCGGCCCGATCGGCCGCCGCGCCTCGCGCAAGCGCGCGGTGGAAATCCTCTACGAGGCCGCGCAGCGTTCGGCCGACGCGGTCACCCTGCTCGCCGAGCGGGTCGGCGCGGTCGAGGTGGACCCGATCGCCGATCACACCATCGCACTGGTGGAGGGCGTCACGGCGCAGCGGGAGCGGATCGACGAGCTGCTCGCGGAGCACTCGCAGGGCTGGACGCTGGACCGGATGCCGCCGGTGGACCTCGCGGTGCTGCGGGTCGGCGTCTACGAGCTGCTGTGGGCGGCGGACGTACCGGACCCGGTGGCGATCGACGAGGCCGTCGGGCTGGCGAAGGAACTGTCCACTGACGACTCGCCGCGCTTCGTCAACGGCGTGCTCGGCCGGATCGGCAATATCGCCGACCGCCTTCGCGCGGTGCTCTGAAGCGGATTTTCCCCTACCTCAAGAGAAGGCCCTCCCCCAAGTGCCTTCTCTTGAGGGTATGGCATCAGTCTTCTTTGGACGGACGGGCTTCCGGCGGCAGCACGCCCCAGTCGATGAGCTGCTCGGTGAGCTCGCCGGGGGTCATGTCGTAGATGATCGCCAGCGACCGCAGGTCCTCGGTCCTGATGGAGAGCACCTTGCCGTTGTAGTCCCCGCGCTGGCTCTGGATGGTGGCCGCGTAGCGGGCCAGCGGGCCGACCTTCTCCGCGGGCAGCTGCTGGAGCCGCTCCAGGTTGATCACGATCTTCGTGGCGGGCTCGGCGCCGGACGGGACCCGGCCCTCCGGGAGCAGCTCCACGACCGGTACGCCGTAGAAATCGGCCAGCTCGGCCAGTTTCTGGACGGTTACCGCGCGGTCGCCCCGTTCGTACGAGCCCACGACGACGGCCTTCCAGCGCCCGCCGGACTTCTGTTCGACCCCGTGCAGGGAGAGGCCCTGCTGCTGGCGGATGCCGCGGAGCTTGGCCCCGAGCGCCTTGGCGTAATCGCCCATCTGGTGGTTCTCCGTTTCCTTGCCCCTGGCCGATCGTGTGGATCGCCCCGGGGGGACTCCTGAGTCGAATACTCAGAGTAATGGTTACGCATTGTCGTCACCAGGTCAAGCGCATCCTCGTTCCAGGTGAGTTCCGCGACGGCCACACCACCCGGAAGGCTGAGCAGGTCCGCCTGCTAGTGTCGGGGCGATTTCCTCAGGCAAGCAGGAGATCGACGTCCTTTAAGGACCCGTCCAGAGAGGCGGGGAAGGAGGTCTTGCCGTGGCGCCACGCCCTCGTGGCGCGGCGGACCCGGCCGGTGAGCGGGAGCTGCTCACCGCTGGCGACGTCGCGCGCACCATCGCCCGAATGGCCCATCAGGTCATCGAAAAGACCGCAGTGGGTGCCGGGCCCGCACCGCCACCCGTGTTGCTCGGTATTCCGACCAGGGGAACGCCGCTCGCACGCAGGCTGGCCGCGCGGATCGCCGAGTTCTCCGGTCACGACACGCCGACCGGCGCGCTCGACGTGACCCTCTTCCGCGACGATCTCCGTCGCAGACCCACCCGGCCGCTGGAACCGACCAGCCTGCCCGACGGTGGTCTGGACGACCGGGTCGTGATCCTCGTCGACGACGTCCTGTTCTCCGGGCGCACCATCCGCGCCGCGCTCGACGCGTTGCGCGAGCACGGCAGGCCGAAGGCCGTGCAGCTGGCCGTGCTGGTCGACAGGGGACATCGCGAACTCCCCATCCGCGCCGACTACGTCGGCAAGAACGTGCCCACGTCCCGTGCCGAGGGCGTCGCGGTCCTGCTGTCCGAAGTGGATGGCCGCGACGCGGTGCTGCTGCGCGGTCCGGGCGAAGGCCAGGGAGGAGGGGAGCGATGAAGCACCTGCTGGCCACCGACGGCCTCGACGCGGACACCGCGCTCGCCGTGCTGGACACCGCCGACGAGCTCAAGCGGACGCTGATCGGCCGCGAGGTCCGCAAGCTGCCGACGCTGCGCGGCCGCACCGTGATCACGCTGTTCTACGAGAACTCCACGAGGACCAGGGTCTCGTTCGAGATCGCGGGCAAGTGGATGAGCGCCGACGTCATCAACGTCTCGGCGTCGAGTTCGTCGGTCAACAAGGGCGAGTCCCTTCGCGACACCGCGCTGACGCTGGCCGCGGCGGGCGCGGACTGCGTGATCGTGCGCCACCCCGCTTCGGGCGCGGCGCAGCGGCTCGCGGGCTGGCTCGCCGAACCCGGCACCAAGATCGTCAACGCCGGTGACGGGATGCACGAACACCCGACGCAGGCCCTGCTGGACGCGGCGACCCTGCGGGAGCGGCTCGGGTCGCTGAAGGACCGTCGCATCGCGATCG is part of the Amycolatopsis sp. CA-230715 genome and encodes:
- a CDS encoding B-4DMT family transporter: MPPWLLRGTGMGLLHAVAATLLAKVAVNSPTDTITTRVVTIALLVGAAALWSALDGWLRHRDLGRAWFIGALVAGVVAPILSTIGRAVFVDQTGIGTFFDEFLGTFAFTALLVLVPAGLGLFVGGRIGKAADEPERPKPSPGPKAAA
- a CDS encoding M24 family metallopeptidase, producing the protein MPETHAHRRESLRALITDAELDALLVTDLLNIRYLTGFTGSNAALLVSASGESGTVFCTDGRYTTQSATEVPDLERVLDRASAAALAKHGSASAEAFRRTGFESQHVSVETHEMLRGLAEGIELRRAPGFVERLRLVKDEAEIEALRMACAAADRALADLVEHGGLRPGRTEREVARELEGRMLDHGSSGPSFETIVAAGAHSAIPHHQPTESVLAAGDFVKLDFGATVDGYHSDMTRTLVLGRPADWQREVYELVFAAQAAGCEAVLPGIEVSQVDATARGVIERAGRGDEFSHGLGHGVGLEVHEAPSLAATGAGTLSAGMAVTVEPGVYLAGRGGVRIEDTLVVRDGAPELLTLSSKELVVV
- the efp gene encoding elongation factor P, whose protein sequence is MATTNDLKNGLVLNLDGQLWSVVNFQHVKPGKGGAFVRTTLKHVLSGKVVDKTFNAGTKVETATVDRRTMTYLYNDGTDYVFMDADTYDQITVTPEVVGEGAGYLLENTEVQVAVHEGTPLYVELPTSVELVIEHTDPGLQGDRSTGGTKPAKLETGAEIQVPLFVTTGEKVKVDTRDGRYLGRVSG
- the nusB gene encoding transcription antitermination factor NusB, which encodes MTSGGSAKRGGPIGRRASRKRAVEILYEAAQRSADAVTLLAERVGAVEVDPIADHTIALVEGVTAQRERIDELLAEHSQGWTLDRMPPVDLAVLRVGVYELLWAADVPDPVAIDEAVGLAKELSTDDSPRFVNGVLGRIGNIADRLRAVL
- the bldD gene encoding transcriptional regulator BldD, giving the protein MGDYAKALGAKLRGIRQQQGLSLHGVEQKSGGRWKAVVVGSYERGDRAVTVQKLAELADFYGVPVVELLPEGRVPSGAEPATKIVINLERLQQLPAEKVGPLARYAATIQSQRGDYNGKVLSIRTEDLRSLAIIYDMTPGELTEQLIDWGVLPPEARPSKED
- the pyrR gene encoding bifunctional pyr operon transcriptional regulator/uracil phosphoribosyltransferase PyrR encodes the protein MAPRPRGAADPAGERELLTAGDVARTIARMAHQVIEKTAVGAGPAPPPVLLGIPTRGTPLARRLAARIAEFSGHDTPTGALDVTLFRDDLRRRPTRPLEPTSLPDGGLDDRVVILVDDVLFSGRTIRAALDALREHGRPKAVQLAVLVDRGHRELPIRADYVGKNVPTSRAEGVAVLLSEVDGRDAVLLRGPGEGQGGGER
- a CDS encoding aspartate carbamoyltransferase catalytic subunit; protein product: MKHLLATDGLDADTALAVLDTADELKRTLIGREVRKLPTLRGRTVITLFYENSTRTRVSFEIAGKWMSADVINVSASSSSVNKGESLRDTALTLAAAGADCVIVRHPASGAAQRLAGWLAEPGTKIVNAGDGMHEHPTQALLDAATLRERLGSLKDRRIAIVGDVLHSRVARSNIHLLTTLGAEVVLVAPPTLLPSGVDSLPVTVSHDLDAELPAVDAVMMLRVQAERMHGGFFPSAREYSIAYGLSEKRLKTLPEHAVVLHPGPMLRGMEIASAVADAPASAITEQVRNGVHVRMAVLYHLLAGEGDES